In Actinoplanes lobatus, the DNA window TCCCGGGCCGCCCGGTAACTTTTGAAACGGGATCCGGTCCATTCCTCGGCCACTGCGGCGACGGCGTCGGTCAGCGCGAACGCGACGTCGGTGTGTTCCCCGGGCTGTGCTTCGACCAGGGCCTCCAGGTCGAGCACCCGGGCCCGGCCCGGACCTGCCCGCCGGGCCAGTTCGGCGAGCAGAAAGGACTTGCCGAGCCCGGACATGCCGGAGAAGGCCAGCACCTCACCGGCCGACCCGGCGAGGAACCGGCCGAACGCCTCCAGGGCGTTCTCCCGGTCGACGAACGCCGTCGAGCTCACCGCGGGTCGGTCCCGCCAGGCAGGGCTGGGCCCGGCCGTGGCGGCGGGGGCGTCTCGGAATGCGACCGGATCACGATGCTGCTGCCGGTGATCGAGCCGCCGTCGCGTGCCTCCTGCCGGGTCCGGGCGGCCGAGCCGGGACCGACATCGACGTGGGTGTCCAGGATGTGGCCCCGATCGGCGAGCTGGACGTGGTCGGCGCTCTCCGGCGCGGGCGACTCACCGGCCCGTGCCAGCAGGACGGCCAGGGTCACCGCCGCGACGATCGCCACGGCGAGACCACCGGCGACGGCCGGGCCGGGACGGTCGGTGACGATGTTGGTGAGCATGCCGACCACGGTGCCGGCAAGGACGGACAGAGCGGTGAGAACAGCGGTCCGGCGGCGCGCACTCCACATCGGAACCTCCCGGGCTCCCCGCCATGGTAATGCCGCCTCGACCAGCCTGCCGTCAACTGATACGTCCTGATCCCGTCATGGGGGCAGCGATCGGCGGCCGCCGACGCGCCGGGCAGTATCGTCCGCGATCGGAATTCGATTCGGTGCCGCAGTCGATCAGAGGCGGCGGTGACCCGCAGGGTCGCCGTAGCTGACGGCCGGATCCTTCCGGCCGTCAGCCGGGCACGGGCCTGGCTATCGCGTGCCGGTCCTGCGGCGGTCCTCGTCCGGGAGGCGGTCCAGGGCCGCCCGTACGTCCTGGGCGACGAACCGGACGAACCCTTCCGGGTCGGGGTCGTCCGGGGTGGGCTGCAACACCACACTGTCGGCCCCGGCGCGTGCCCATCTCCGGACCTGCCCGGCGATCTCGGCCGCGCCGCCGGTGACCATCCGGTCGACCGGGCTGGGGTAGCCCCAGCGGTCCTGCTCCGCGGTCATCCGGGCCACGGCGCCGGCGCCGGTGGCCGCGTGCAGGTAGACGGTGATCCGGTGTGGGCCGCCGCGTCCGCCGGTGGCTCTCCCCCGCTCCACCTGCTCGCGCGCCGCGGTGACCTGTGCCGGGGTGGTGCCGCCGGTGAGGATGGTGCCGTCGGCCGCCGCGCCGGACAGGCGCAGCGTGCGTGGGCCCACCGCCCCGACGTGGATCGGCGCCGGGGCGGCCGGTGGCCGGTCCAGGGCGACGTCGTCGAGGTGCACGTACCGGCCGTGGGTGGTGACGCGCTCCCCGGCGAGCAGGGCACGCAGCGCGGTGACGTACTCCCCCAGCAGTGTCATCGGCGATGCGGCGCGCGCGCCGACCTGGCCCATCCACTCCTGCACTCCGTGGCCGACACCGACGTGGACGCGGCCGGGGAACAGCCGGTGCAGCGTCGCGATCTCCATCGCGGTCAGCGCCACGTTGCGCAGCGGCGCCGGCAGCAGTCCCACCCCGATCCGTGTCCGCCGGGTCCAGGCCAGCGCGGCCGACGCGGCGGCCACACCGCTGGTGAGGAAGCAGTCCTCCCACAGCCACAGCTCGTCCAGTCCTGCCTCGTCGGCGGCCCGCACCACCTCCCGCAGACGTTCCGGCGGCAGCTGCGGGAGCACGACCGCGCCCAGGACGGTCATGACCGGGCCAGGGCGCGGTCGGGGCGGGCGACGATCCGGCGATAGAGCTCCTCGGGGCTCAGGTCGTGGTACCACGGTGTCACCGGGCTGCGCTCGTAGCGTTCCATGCTGATCAGGAAGGCCAGCACGTAGGCCGAGCTGAGGGTCAGGAACGCCGCCGACCAGGTGGCGATGACCACGTGTTCGCCCTGGACCAGGCGGGTCACCGCGAAGCCGAGTGCGGACAGTTCGGCCAGGGCGAAGATCCGGTACGCCCATTTCAGTCGCTGGTCGGTGGTGCGCGCCGTACGTTTCTGGGTGACCCCGAACTCGCGTTCACCGAGCAGGACCGCGGGCAGGGCGGCCAGCATGGGCAGGGTGTCGGCGACGGCGAACGCCTCGCTGTGCAGCATGTGGTAGTGGCCGCGGCCGAAGCGTACGACGACCCAGATCGAGAAGACGGTGAACGCCAGGAAGGCGAGGCCGTAGACGGCGTAGGGCCCGTGTACCGGTGCGACGCCGGTGGTCAGGGCGGCCACCGGGATCAGCAGGTAGAGCAGGCGGTTGATCCCCTGGAGGTGGGCGACCATCGCGCTCAGGTAGTTGAGCCGCTGGTGCAGGGTCAGGCCGCGGACCCGCAGCGGCGAGTCGGGGTGGCGGAACAGCAGGTGCAGGCTGCCGATCGCCCACCGTCGCCGGGTGCCGTAGTACTCGCGCAGGTTCTCCACCTCGAGCCCGTACGCCAGGGGTGTCTCCAGATAGACCGACTTCCAGCCGCGTGCGTGCAGCCGCAGGGAGGTGTGGATGTCCTCGGTGGAGGTGTCCGGGGCGAAGCCGTCCACCGAGTCGAGTGCGCTGCGGCGCAGCATCGCCGACGTACCGGTGAAGATCGCGCTGTTGGTGGTGTTCTTCGTGGGCTGCACGCCGCCGTAGAACATCTCCTGTTCGTGCCAGCCGCCCTCGGCGCCGTGGCGGCGGCGGAAGGTGAAGGATTCGGTGTTGAAGAACGACTGCGGCGACTGTACGACGGCGACGTCCGGATCGTCGAAGTAGCCGAGCGTGCGTTCGATGAACTCGGGCAGCGGGATGTGGTCGGCATCGAGGGTGACGATGAACTCGGCGTCGGTGATGGTCAGGCCGTGGTTGAGGTTGCCGGCCTTGGCGCCGTCGCGGGCGGCCCGGGGCAGGTAGCGGGCGCCGAGCCGGTCGGCCATGTCGCGGACCTCGTTGCGGACGCCGTCGTCGAGGACGATGACGTCGCGCACGCCGCGTACGCGAAGCGCCCCGAGGACCGTCGGTTCGAGCACGGGCAGGGGCTCGTTCACCGTCGGCACCAGGATGTCGACGGTGCGGGTCACCGGCGGTTCCACATCGCGCGGCAGCGGACGGGTCCGGCGGCGCAGGGAGAGCACGAACAGGGTGGTGGTGCCGACGGCGAACATCTCGGCGAGCCAGGCGAGCGGCCCGTACCAGACGCCCCAGTTGACGACGGCGGTCCGCCAGACGGCGAAGACCGGGGCGAGGGTCATGAACGTCGCGAAGAGCAGTGGCAGGTGTGGCGGGTCCCGGTCGGTGACCTGTTGGACACGGTAGAGCGACATGCGTCGTCCCCTTCAGGTGAGGGCGGCCACGAGGGCCGGGTGCAGGGTGGGGCCGGCGGCCAGGACGCCGGTGGCCAGGGGTGTGACGGTGGCGCCGGCTTCCGCGGCGACCAGGGCGCCGGCGGCCCAGTCCCAGCGGGCCAGTTCGTCCTCGTAGTAGGCGTCGCAGCGGCCGGCCGCGAGCCAGCACAGTTCGAGGGCGGCGCTGCCGTGACTGCGTACGTCTCGGACCCGGCTCAGCAGTGCCCGTACGGTCTGCGCCTGCCGGTCCCGGGACGCGGATCCGTACGCGAACCCGGTCGCCACCAGGGCCCGGTCCAGTGGCACCGGGTCGTTGGCCCGGATCGGCTCGCCGTTGAGGTGGGCGCCTCCGCCGCGGGTCGCGGTGAACGTCTCCGACCGTGCCGGGTCGTGCACGACGCCGGCCACCGGTTGCCATGATCCGTCGGCGGCCTGCCGTTCGACGGCGATGCTGACCGTGACGTGCGGGGAGCCGTAGAGCAGGTTCGTGGTGCCGTCGACCGGGTCGATCACCCAGCGCAGTCCGGTGCGGCTGGTTCGGGTGGCGCCCTCCTCGCCGAGCAGGCCGTCGCCGGGGC includes these proteins:
- a CDS encoding LLM class flavin-dependent oxidoreductase, yielding MTVLGAVVLPQLPPERLREVVRAADEAGLDELWLWEDCFLTSGVAAASAALAWTRRTRIGVGLLPAPLRNVALTAMEIATLHRLFPGRVHVGVGHGVQEWMGQVGARAASPMTLLGEYVTALRALLAGERVTTHGRYVHLDDVALDRPPAAPAPIHVGAVGPRTLRLSGAAADGTILTGGTTPAQVTAAREQVERGRATGGRGGPHRITVYLHAATGAGAVARMTAEQDRWGYPSPVDRMVTGGAAEIAGQVRRWARAGADSVVLQPTPDDPDPEGFVRFVAQDVRAALDRLPDEDRRRTGTR
- a CDS encoding glycosyltransferase family 2 protein, whose translation is MSLYRVQQVTDRDPPHLPLLFATFMTLAPVFAVWRTAVVNWGVWYGPLAWLAEMFAVGTTTLFVLSLRRRTRPLPRDVEPPVTRTVDILVPTVNEPLPVLEPTVLGALRVRGVRDVIVLDDGVRNEVRDMADRLGARYLPRAARDGAKAGNLNHGLTITDAEFIVTLDADHIPLPEFIERTLGYFDDPDVAVVQSPQSFFNTESFTFRRRHGAEGGWHEQEMFYGGVQPTKNTTNSAIFTGTSAMLRRSALDSVDGFAPDTSTEDIHTSLRLHARGWKSVYLETPLAYGLEVENLREYYGTRRRWAIGSLHLLFRHPDSPLRVRGLTLHQRLNYLSAMVAHLQGINRLLYLLIPVAALTTGVAPVHGPYAVYGLAFLAFTVFSIWVVVRFGRGHYHMLHSEAFAVADTLPMLAALPAVLLGEREFGVTQKRTARTTDQRLKWAYRIFALAELSALGFAVTRLVQGEHVVIATWSAAFLTLSSAYVLAFLISMERYERSPVTPWYHDLSPEELYRRIVARPDRALARS
- a CDS encoding inositol monophosphatase family protein, translated to MTDPALSRQLLTVAVRAAHAGGAVLARAGATAPARHKSSPTDPVTEVDLASEAAIVAVLAADRPGDGLLGEEGATRTSRTGLRWVIDPVDGTTNLLYGSPHVTVSIAVERQAADGSWQPVAGVVHDPARSETFTATRGGGAHLNGEPIRANDPVPLDRALVATGFAYGSASRDRQAQTVRALLSRVRDVRSHGSAALELCWLAAGRCDAYYEDELARWDWAAGALVAAEAGATVTPLATGVLAAGPTLHPALVAALT